One region of Hypanus sabinus isolate sHypSab1 unplaced genomic scaffold, sHypSab1.hap1 scaffold_149, whole genome shotgun sequence genomic DNA includes:
- the LOC132387039 gene encoding gastrula zinc finger protein XlCGF26.1-like — MAHQRVHTGERLYTCSVCEKRFTHSSTLWKHQRVHTGEKPFTCSECGKGFTESSTLLVHQRVHTGERPFTCSVCEKRFTRLSHLQSHQRVHTGERPFSCSECGKRFTELSNLQSHQRVHTGEKPFTCSQCGKRFTELSNLQSHQRVHTGERPFSCSECGKGFTELSTLQRHQQVHTGEKPFTCSVCGKRFTQLSTLQSHQRVHTGEKPFPCSECGKRFSQSSTLQRHQRVHTGEKPFTCSVCGKRFTDSSTLQRHQQIHTGEKPFTCSVCGKGFTQSSTLQNHQRVHTGERPFTCSVCRKRFTHLSSLQRHLQIHTGEKPFSCSVCGKGFTQSSTLQSHQRVHTGEKPFTCLDCGKGFIYLSSLQRHQRVHTEEKLFTCSECRIAFTQSSQLLAHQSVHNGVAVVMNP, encoded by the coding sequence atggctcaccagcgagttcacacaggggagcggctgtacacctgctcagtctgtgagaagagattcactcactcttccaccctatggaaacatcagcgagttcacactggggagaagccattcacctgctcagaatgtgggaagggattcactgagtcgtccactctactggtacatcagcgagttcacactggggagaggccattcacctgctcagtctgtgagaagagattcactcggttatcccacctccagagtcatcagcgagttcacactggggagaggccgttctcctgctcagaatgtgggaagagattcactgagttatccaacctacaaagtcatcagcgagttcacactggggagaagccattcacctgctcacaatgtgggaagagattcactgagttatccaacctacaaagtcatcagcgagttcacactggggagaggccgttctcctgctctgaatgtgggaaaggattcactgagttatccaccctacagagacatcagcaagttcacactggggagaagccattcacctgctcagtatgtggtaagagattcactcagttatccaccctgcagagtcaccagcgagttcacactggggagaaaccgttcccgtgctcagagtgtgggaagagattcagtcagtcatccaccctacagagacaccagcgagttcacactggggagaagccattcacctgctcagtctgtgggaagagattcactgattcatccaccttacagagacaccagcaaattcacactggggagaagccgttcacctgctcagtctgtgggaagggattcactcagtcatccaccctacagaatcaccagcgagttcacactggggagaggccattcacctgctcagtctgtaggaagagattcactcatttatccagcctacagagacatctgcaaattcacactggggagaagccgttcagctgctcagtctgtgggaaaggattcactcagtcatccaccctacagagtcaccagcgagttcacactggggagaagccgttcacctgcttagactgtgggaagggattcatttatttatccagcctacagagacatcagcgtgttcacactgaggagaagctgttcacctgctcagaatgtaggatagcattcactcagtcatcccaactactggcacaccagtcagttcacaatggagTGGCCGTTGtaatgaatccctag